A stretch of Lathyrus oleraceus cultivar Zhongwan6 chromosome 6, CAAS_Psat_ZW6_1.0, whole genome shotgun sequence DNA encodes these proteins:
- the LOC127091271 gene encoding probable methyltransferase PMT6 gives MGGFAIGSAFDSKSGQIIMAALLFMIVSFYAGTLFGNNAPLYISNLPSSSNTLSSSNGTFRFTNKVALTYRKTPLVIPDTGVSVCPLRFNEYIPCHDVSYVATLMPNLDVSRKQELERHCPPLEKRLFCLVPPPKNYKIPIKWPLSRDYVWRSNVNHTHLAEVKGGQNWVHEKDQLWWFPGGGTHFKNGASEYIERIGHMITNETGDLRSAGIVQVLDLGCGVASFSAYLLPLDIQTMSFAPKDGHENQIQFALERGIGAMISAMSTKQLPFPTGSFEMIHCSRCRIDFHENDGILIKELDRLLRSNGYFVYSAPPAYRKDKDFPVIWDKLVNLTTAMCWRLIARKVQTAIWIKENSQPSCLLQNAKQKVIDVCDVDDESKPSWNIPLKNCIQVRSSNTESYKLPPSHERLSVFSERLNKIGINRNEFTSDSLFWQDQIHHYWKLMNVKETEIRNVMDMNAFYGGFAVALNNFPVWVMNVIPASMKNTLSGIYDRGLIGTFHDWCEPFSSYPRTYDLLHVNYLLSHYRNLGEGCALEDIMLEMDRLLRPLGFIIIRDEEHIMSRINELAPKFLWDVESHLLENKEKKMETVLICRKKFWAIL, from the exons ATGGGGGGTTTTGCTATTGGTTCTGCATTTGATTCTAAATCTGGCCAAATCATAATGGCTGCTTTACTTTTCATGATTGTTTCTTTTTATGCCGGAACCCTTTTTGGCAACAACGCTCCCCTTTACATCTCCAAccttccatcttcatccaacACTTTATCTTCTTCTAATG GAACTTTCAGATTTACTAACAAAGTTGCTCTCACTTACCGCAAAACTCCCTTGGTAATTCCTGACACTGGGGTTAGTGTATGCCCCTTGAGGTTTAATGAGTATATTCCCTGCCACGATGTTTCCTATGTCGCAACATTGATGCCTAATCTTGATGTTTCTAGAAAACAAGAGCTGGAGAGACATTGTCCTCCActtgaaaagcgcttattttgCTTGGTTCCACCACCAAAGAATTATAAAATTCCTATCAAATGGCCTCTTAGCAGGGATTATGTTTGGCGGAGTAATGTCAATCATACGCATCTTGCTGAGGTCAAAGGAGGCCAAAATTGGGTTCATGAAAAGGATCAGCTTTGGTGGTTTCCTGGTGGTGGTACGCATTTCAAGAATGGAGCATCCGAGTACATTGAGAG GATAGGACATATGATTACAAATGAGACTGGCGATCTACGTTCTGCGGGCATAGTTCAAGTTCTGGATCTTGGCTGTGGTGTGGCCAGTTTTTCAGCTTATCTTCTTCCCTTGGATATACAAACTATGTCCTTTGCCCCCAAGGATGGTCACGAAAATCAGATTCAATTTGCATTAGAGCGAGGAATTGGTGCAATGATTTCTGCCATGTCCACAAAACAACTACCATTTCCTACAGGGTCATTTGAAATGATTCACTGTTCAAGATGCCGTATAGACTTTCATGAAAATG ATGGGATTTTGATAAAGGAGTTGGATCGCCTTCTTCGCTCGAATGGTTATTTTGTTTATTCAGCACCACCAGCTTACAGAAAAGATAAAGATTTTCCTGTCATTTGGGATAAGTTGGTGAACTTAACAACAGCAATGTGCTGGAGACTCATTGCTCGTAAAGTTCAAACTGCAATATGGATTAAAGAAAATAGTCAGCCCTCCTGTCTTCTGCAAAATGCAAAACAAAAGGTTATAGATGTCTGTGATGTGGATGATGAATCTAAACCTTCATGGAATATCCCACTTAAGAACTGTATACAAGTCAGAAGTTCTAATACAGAATCTTACAAGCTACCTCCAAGTCATGAGCGCCTTTCGGTGTTTTCTGAAAGGCTGAACAAGATAG GTATAAATCGAAATGAATTTACATCAGATTCTCTCTTCTGGCAAGACCAGATTCATCATTACTGGAAACTGATGAATGTCAAAGAAACAGAAATACGCAATGTGATGGATATGAATGCCTTTTATGGTGGATTTGCTGTTGCATTGAACAACTTTCCTGTTTGGGTAATGAATGTTATTCCTGCAAGCATGAAGAACACCTTATCTGGAATTTATGACCGGGGTTTGATTGGGACTTTTCATGATTG GTGTGAACCATTTTCAAGTTATCCTCGTACTTATGATCTTTTACACGTCAACTACCTCCTTTCCCACTACAGAAACCTAGGGGAAGGTTGTGCATTGGAGGATATCATGCTGGAGATGGATCGTCTTTTACGACCACTG GGATTTATTATCATTAGGGATGAGGAGCATATTATGTCAAGAATCAATGAGTTAGCCCCAAAATTCCTTTGGGATGTAGAGTCACATTTGCTTGAGAACAAAGAAAAGAAGATGGAAACTGTTTTGATTTGTAGAAAAAAGTTTTGGGCAATCCTCTAA